A single window of Synechococcus sp. C9 DNA harbors:
- a CDS encoding PAM68 family protein yields MAKKNRRTPPPPPKKRGWQQIEEPGMPQVVSNRMVRRMAFFCGVPTGLGLLAFPMSYFLIQQGLKIPVAAVVAVTLGCFGLGIVGLSYGILSTCWDAERVGHWLGWQEFRINWGRLRANSKANRNNAPT; encoded by the coding sequence ATGGCGAAAAAAAACCGGCGTACCCCACCCCCCCCTCCCAAAAAACGGGGCTGGCAACAAATTGAAGAACCAGGGATGCCCCAGGTGGTCAGCAACCGGATGGTGCGGCGGATGGCTTTTTTCTGTGGGGTGCCGACCGGGCTGGGATTGCTGGCTTTTCCGATGAGTTATTTCCTGATCCAACAGGGGCTAAAAATTCCGGTAGCCGCCGTGGTCGCCGTCACCCTGGGCTGTTTTGGGCTAGGGATTGTCGGTTTGAGCTATGGCATCCTGTCCACCTGTTGGGATGCGGAGCGGGTGGGGCATTGGCTGGGCTGGCAGGAGTTTCGCATCAATTGGGGGCGATTGCGGGCAAATTCTAAAGCAAATCGTAACAATGCCCCAACTTGA
- the aroF gene encoding 3-deoxy-7-phosphoheptulonate synthase: protein MIIVMQPGAPELEIERISDELRTWGLHPEKIVGQYKVIIGLVGETAGLQPERIQELSPWIDEVVRVEQPFKRASREFRHGQPSDVAIDTPNGTVVFGEAQPLVVVAGPCSVENEEMIVETALRVKAAGAKFLRGGAYKPRTSPYAFQGHGESALELLAAARAASGLGIITEVMDTADIDKIAQVADVLQVGARNMQNFALLKKIGAQNKPVLLKRGMSATIEEWLMAAEYILAGGNPNVILCERGIRTFDTRYTRNTLDLSVIPVLRKLTHLPIMIDPSHGTGKSEYVPAMAMAAVAAGTDALMIEVHPNPAKALSDGPQSLTPERFDRLMREELAVIAQAVGRWPQVAVGV from the coding sequence ATGATTATTGTGATGCAACCCGGTGCGCCGGAATTGGAAATTGAGCGCATCAGCGATGAACTCCGTACCTGGGGATTGCATCCTGAAAAGATTGTTGGTCAGTACAAGGTAATCATTGGGCTGGTGGGGGAAACGGCGGGTTTACAGCCGGAGCGCATTCAGGAACTCAGCCCCTGGATTGACGAAGTCGTACGGGTGGAACAGCCGTTTAAGCGGGCGAGCCGGGAGTTTCGCCACGGGCAACCCAGTGATGTTGCCATTGACACGCCCAATGGGACGGTGGTGTTCGGGGAAGCCCAGCCCTTGGTGGTGGTGGCGGGTCCCTGCTCGGTGGAAAACGAAGAAATGATTGTGGAAACGGCTCTGCGGGTGAAGGCGGCTGGTGCCAAGTTTTTGCGGGGGGGAGCCTACAAGCCCCGGACATCTCCCTATGCCTTCCAGGGGCACGGGGAAAGTGCGTTGGAATTGTTGGCGGCGGCTCGGGCGGCTTCCGGGCTGGGAATTATCACGGAGGTCATGGACACCGCCGATATTGACAAAATTGCTCAGGTGGCGGATGTGTTGCAGGTGGGGGCACGGAATATGCAGAATTTTGCCCTGCTGAAAAAAATCGGTGCCCAAAACAAGCCGGTATTGCTGAAACGGGGGATGTCCGCCACGATTGAGGAATGGCTGATGGCGGCTGAGTACATTCTCGCCGGGGGCAACCCGAATGTGATCCTGTGCGAGCGGGGGATTCGCACTTTTGACACCCGTTACACCCGCAATACCCTGGATTTATCGGTGATTCCCGTCCTACGCAAGCTCACCCACCTGCCGATTATGATTGACCCCAGTCACGGCACGGGCAAATCCGAGTATGTGCCAGCGATGGCGATGGCGGCGGTGGCGGCGGGTACGGATGCCCTGATGATCGAAGTCCATCCCAACCCAGCCAAAGCCCTTTCCGATGGTCCCCAATCCCTAACGCCGGAGCGGTTTGATCGTTTAATGCGCGAGGAATTGGCGGTGATTGCCCAGGCGGTGGGACGTTGGCCGCAGGTGGCGGTGGGGGTGTAA
- the psaA gene encoding photosystem I core protein PsaA translates to MTISPPEREAKVKVTVDRDPVPTSFERWAKPGHFSRTLSKGPKTTTWIWNLHANAHDFDSHTSDLEDISRKIFSAHFGHLAVVFVWLSGMYFHGAKFSNYSAWLADPLHVKPSAQVVWPIVGQEILNADVGGGFQGIQITSGFFQLWRANGITNEFQLYCTAIGALVMAALMLFAGWFHYHKAAPKLEWFQNVESMLNHHLAGLLGLGCLGYAGQQIHVSLPINACLDAIDAGAPLTVGGKVIATAADIPLPHEWILHPNLMADIFPHVPWGVPSGVIPFFTLNWGAYTDFLTFKGGLNPVTGGLWLTDTAHHHLALAVLFIVAGHMYRTNWGIGHSMKEILEAHRDPLLIGGTGHKGLYEILTTSWHAQLAINLALLGSLTIIVAQHMYAMPPYPYLATDYPTQLSIFTHHMWIGGFLVVGAGAHGAIFMVRDYDPAKNVNNVLDRVIRHRDAIISHLNWVCLFLGFHSFGLYIHNDTMRALGRPQDMFSDSAIQLQPVFAQWIQGIHAAAAGATAPYATAGVSPIFGGEPLIVGGKVAMMPMVLGTADFMVHHIHAFTIHVTVLILLKGVLFARNSRLIPDKANLGFAFPCDGPGRGGTCQVSGWDHVFLGLFWMYNSLSIAIFHFSWKMQSDIWGTVDADGTINHITSGNFAQSAITINGWLRDFLWAQASQVIGSYGSALSAYGIMFLGAHFIWAFSLMFLFSGRGYWQELIESIVWAHNKLKVAPAIQPRALSIIQGRAVGVAHYLLGGIVTTWSFFLARIIAVSG, encoded by the coding sequence ATGACCATCAGTCCACCGGAGCGGGAAGCGAAGGTCAAGGTGACTGTGGATCGCGACCCTGTACCGACTTCATTTGAGCGGTGGGCGAAGCCGGGGCATTTTTCCCGGACTTTGTCCAAGGGTCCGAAGACCACCACCTGGATCTGGAATCTGCACGCCAACGCTCATGATTTTGACAGTCATACCAGCGACCTAGAGGATATTTCCCGGAAAATTTTCAGCGCCCACTTCGGCCATCTGGCGGTGGTGTTTGTGTGGCTGAGCGGGATGTATTTCCACGGGGCGAAATTTTCTAATTATTCGGCCTGGCTGGCGGACCCCTTGCATGTGAAGCCGAGTGCCCAGGTGGTCTGGCCGATTGTGGGTCAGGAAATTCTCAACGCCGATGTGGGGGGTGGATTCCAGGGGATTCAGATTACCTCTGGGTTTTTCCAACTCTGGCGGGCGAATGGGATTACCAATGAGTTCCAGCTGTACTGCACGGCGATTGGGGCGCTGGTGATGGCGGCGCTGATGCTGTTTGCGGGTTGGTTCCATTACCACAAGGCGGCGCCGAAATTGGAGTGGTTCCAGAATGTGGAATCCATGCTCAATCACCACCTGGCGGGTCTGCTGGGGTTGGGGTGTTTGGGCTATGCGGGGCAACAGATTCATGTGTCTCTGCCGATCAATGCCTGTTTGGATGCGATTGATGCGGGGGCACCGTTGACCGTGGGCGGCAAAGTGATTGCCACGGCGGCGGATATTCCCTTGCCCCATGAGTGGATTTTGCATCCCAATTTGATGGCGGATATTTTCCCCCATGTGCCCTGGGGTGTGCCGTCCGGGGTGATCCCCTTCTTTACCCTGAATTGGGGGGCGTACACGGATTTCCTCACCTTTAAGGGGGGGTTAAACCCGGTGACGGGGGGTCTGTGGCTGACGGATACGGCGCACCACCATTTGGCGTTGGCGGTGTTGTTCATCGTGGCGGGGCATATGTACCGCACCAATTGGGGGATCGGTCACAGCATGAAGGAGATTTTGGAAGCCCACCGGGACCCCCTGCTGATTGGCGGTACGGGGCACAAGGGGTTGTACGAAATCCTGACGACTTCCTGGCACGCCCAGTTGGCGATTAACCTGGCGTTGTTGGGTTCTTTGACGATTATCGTCGCCCAGCATATGTATGCCATGCCGCCTTATCCGTACCTGGCGACGGATTATCCCACCCAGTTGTCCATCTTTACCCATCACATGTGGATCGGGGGCTTTTTGGTGGTGGGCGCTGGGGCGCACGGGGCGATCTTCATGGTGCGGGATTACGACCCGGCGAAGAATGTGAATAACGTGCTGGACCGGGTGATTCGCCACCGGGATGCGATCATTTCCCACCTGAACTGGGTGTGTCTGTTCCTGGGCTTCCACAGTTTTGGGCTGTACATCCACAACGATACGATGCGGGCGTTGGGTCGTCCCCAGGATATGTTCTCGGATTCGGCGATCCAGTTACAGCCGGTGTTTGCCCAGTGGATTCAGGGGATTCATGCGGCGGCGGCGGGGGCGACGGCTCCCTATGCGACGGCGGGGGTGAGTCCGATTTTTGGTGGGGAACCCCTGATCGTGGGGGGCAAGGTGGCGATGATGCCGATGGTGTTGGGCACGGCGGACTTTATGGTGCACCACATCCATGCCTTTACCATCCATGTGACGGTGTTGATCCTGCTGAAAGGGGTGTTGTTTGCCCGCAATTCCCGGTTGATTCCCGATAAGGCGAATCTGGGGTTTGCGTTCCCCTGTGATGGACCGGGGCGGGGCGGTACCTGCCAGGTGTCCGGCTGGGACCACGTGTTCCTGGGGCTGTTCTGGATGTACAATTCCCTGTCTATTGCGATTTTCCACTTCTCCTGGAAGATGCAGTCGGACATCTGGGGGACGGTGGATGCGGATGGCACGATCAACCACATTACCAGTGGGAATTTTGCCCAGAGTGCGATCACGATCAATGGCTGGTTGCGGGATTTCCTGTGGGCGCAGGCTTCGCAGGTGATTGGTTCCTACGGCTCGGCGCTGTCTGCCTACGGGATTATGTTCCTGGGGGCGCACTTTATTTGGGCGTTTAGCCTGATGTTTTTGTTCAGTGGCCGGGGCTACTGGCAAGAACTGATCGAGTCCATTGTTTGGGCGCACAACAAGCTCAAGGTGGCGCCGGCGATTCAGCCGCGGGCGTTGAGCATTATCCAAGGACGGGCGGTGGGGGTGGCCCACTACCTCTTAGGGGGGATTGTCACCACCTGGTCGTTCTTCTTGGCACGGATTATCGCCGTTTCCGGCTAA
- a CDS encoding sigma-70 family RNA polymerase sigma factor, giving the protein MIPAACVNPSPTQAETPLHPDLALVQRCQQGDPEGFRWLYRRFQPRVRGTLYRLCGAVALDDLTQEVFMRVWRGLPRLRQLDIFNTWLYRITLNVASDYRRQCAQKRTQMETLTQTSPDRVPAPDLMHLHYEELVRQGLETLSFEHRTVLVLHDLESLPQKEISEILRIPVGTVKSRLFHARAALRRHLEQQGVTL; this is encoded by the coding sequence ATGATTCCAGCGGCGTGCGTCAACCCCAGCCCGACCCAGGCGGAAACGCCTTTGCATCCCGATTTGGCACTGGTGCAACGGTGTCAGCAGGGAGACCCGGAGGGGTTTCGCTGGTTGTACCGCCGGTTTCAGCCCCGGGTGCGGGGAACCCTTTATCGTCTGTGCGGTGCGGTCGCCCTGGATGACCTGACCCAAGAGGTTTTTATGCGGGTGTGGCGGGGGTTGCCCCGGCTGAGACAATTGGATATTTTCAACACTTGGCTGTACCGGATTACCCTGAATGTGGCTTCAGACTACCGGCGGCAGTGCGCCCAAAAACGTACCCAGATGGAAACCCTGACCCAGACCAGCCCTGACCGGGTGCCCGCCCCGGATTTGATGCACCTGCACTACGAGGAATTGGTGCGCCAGGGGCTGGAAACCCTCAGTTTTGAGCATCGCACCGTGTTGGTACTACACGATTTGGAATCCCTGCCCCAAAAGGAAATCAGCGAGATTTTACGCATCCCAGTGGGCACCGTTAAATCCCGGTTATTTCACGCCCGTGCCGCCCTGCGCCGTCATTTGGAACAGCAAGGAGTGACCCTATGA
- the psaB gene encoding photosystem I core protein PsaB — MATKFPKFSQALAQDPTTRRIWYALATANDFESHDGMTEENLYQRIFASHFGHLAIIFLWTSGNLFHVAWQGNFEQWIKDPLNVRPIAHAIWDPQFGQAAVDAFTQAQGAAGPVNIAYSGVYQWWYTIGMRTNDDLYVGSIFLLLLAAVALFAGWLHLQPKFRPSLAWFKNAESRLNHHLAGLFGVSSLAWTGHLVHVAIPESRGVHVGWDNFLSMPPHPAGLAPFFSGNWGVYAQNPDSLEHTFGTAQGAGTAILTFLGGFHPQTQSLWLTDMAHHHLAIAVIFIIAGHMYRTNFGIGHSIREILKAHRPPEGTPFGGALGRGHEGLYDTINNSLHFQLGLALASLGVITSLVAQHMYSLPPYAFMAQDQTTMAALYTHHQYIAGFLMVGAFAHGAIFFVRDYDPEANKDNVLARMLEHKEAIISHLSWVSLFLGFHTLGLYVHNDVVVAFGQPEKQILIEPVFAQWIQAAHGKALYGFDVLLSNPDSIAATAWPNYGNVWLPGWLEAINSGTNSLFLTIGPGDFLVHHAIALGLHTTTLILVKGALDARGSKLMPDKKDFGYSFPCDGPGRGGTCDISAWDAFYLAMFWMLNTIGWVTFYWHWKHLAIWQGNVAQFNESSTYLMGWLRDYLWLNSSQLINGYNPYGMNNLSVWAWMFLFGHLVWATGFMFLISWRGYWQELIETLVWAHERTPLANLVRWKDKPVALSIVQARLVGLAHFTVGYIFTYAAFLIASTASIFG; from the coding sequence ATGGCAACGAAGTTTCCTAAATTTAGCCAAGCCTTGGCGCAGGACCCGACCACCCGGCGGATCTGGTACGCTTTGGCGACGGCGAATGACTTTGAGAGCCACGATGGCATGACCGAGGAAAATCTGTACCAACGGATTTTTGCCTCCCACTTCGGCCATTTGGCGATTATTTTCCTGTGGACCTCGGGGAATCTGTTCCACGTGGCCTGGCAGGGGAATTTTGAACAGTGGATCAAGGATCCGTTGAATGTGCGGCCCATTGCCCACGCCATCTGGGACCCCCAATTTGGGCAGGCGGCGGTGGATGCCTTTACTCAGGCGCAGGGGGCGGCGGGCCCGGTGAACATCGCCTATTCCGGGGTGTATCAGTGGTGGTACACGATTGGGATGCGGACGAACGATGACCTGTATGTGGGTTCGATTTTCCTGTTGCTTTTGGCGGCGGTGGCTCTGTTTGCGGGCTGGCTGCATTTGCAACCCAAGTTCCGGCCTTCCCTGGCCTGGTTCAAGAATGCGGAATCCCGTTTGAACCACCACCTGGCGGGCTTGTTTGGGGTGTCGTCTTTGGCCTGGACGGGGCACTTGGTGCACGTGGCGATTCCCGAGTCCCGGGGGGTGCATGTGGGCTGGGATAATTTCCTGAGTATGCCGCCCCACCCGGCGGGTCTAGCACCCTTCTTCTCGGGGAACTGGGGGGTGTATGCCCAAAATCCCGATAGCCTGGAGCATACCTTTGGGACGGCGCAGGGGGCAGGGACGGCGATTCTCACCTTTTTGGGTGGGTTCCATCCCCAGACCCAATCCCTGTGGTTGACGGACATGGCGCACCACCACCTGGCGATTGCGGTGATTTTCATCATCGCCGGGCATATGTACCGCACCAACTTTGGCATTGGTCATAGCATCCGGGAAATCCTGAAAGCGCACCGGCCGCCTGAAGGTACGCCGTTTGGGGGTGCCCTGGGGCGGGGTCACGAGGGGTTGTACGACACGATCAACAACTCCCTGCACTTCCAGTTGGGGTTGGCGTTGGCTTCCCTGGGGGTGATTACCTCCCTGGTGGCGCAACATATGTACAGTCTGCCGCCCTACGCTTTTATGGCGCAGGATCAGACCACGATGGCCGCTCTGTACACCCATCACCAGTACATTGCTGGGTTTTTGATGGTGGGGGCGTTTGCCCACGGGGCGATCTTCTTCGTGCGGGATTACGACCCGGAAGCCAATAAGGACAATGTGCTGGCCCGGATGCTGGAGCACAAGGAGGCGATCATTTCCCACCTGAGTTGGGTGTCCCTGTTCCTGGGTTTCCACACCCTGGGCTTGTACGTCCACAACGATGTGGTGGTGGCCTTTGGGCAGCCGGAAAAGCAAATCCTGATTGAGCCAGTGTTTGCCCAGTGGATTCAGGCGGCGCATGGGAAAGCCCTGTACGGGTTTGATGTGCTGTTGTCGAATCCCGACAGCATTGCCGCCACCGCTTGGCCGAACTATGGCAATGTCTGGTTGCCGGGTTGGTTGGAAGCCATCAATTCTGGTACCAATTCCCTGTTTTTGACCATTGGACCGGGGGATTTCCTGGTGCACCATGCGATTGCGTTGGGTCTGCACACCACCACCCTGATTTTGGTCAAGGGGGCGTTGGATGCCCGGGGTTCTAAGCTGATGCCGGACAAAAAGGACTTTGGCTACAGCTTCCCCTGCGATGGGCCGGGGCGGGGCGGCACCTGCGATATTTCCGCCTGGGATGCCTTCTACCTGGCCATGTTCTGGATGCTGAACACCATTGGCTGGGTGACCTTCTACTGGCACTGGAAGCATCTGGCGATTTGGCAGGGGAATGTGGCGCAGTTCAACGAGTCCTCGACCTACCTAATGGGTTGGTTGCGGGATTACCTGTGGCTGAACAGTTCCCAGTTGATCAACGGCTACAACCCCTACGGGATGAACAATCTGTCGGTCTGGGCCTGGATGTTCCTGTTCGGGCACCTGGTCTGGGCGACGGGCTTTATGTTCCTGATTTCCTGGCGGGGCTACTGGCAGGAGTTGATCGAAACCCTGGTCTGGGCCCATGAGCGCACGCCCTTGGCGAACCTGGTGCGTTGGAAAGACAAGCCGGTGGCACTGTCCATTGTCCAAGCCCGGTTGGTGGGTCTGGCGCACTTTACGGTGGGATATATCTTCACCTATGCCGCCTTTTTGATTGCTTCGACCGCGTCCATTTTCGGCTAG
- a CDS encoding CTP synthase, giving the protein MVNNGESTTRYVFVTGGVVSSIGKGIVAASLGRLLKSRSYRVAILKLDPYINVDAGTMNPFQHGEVFVTVDGAETDLDLGHYERFTDTPVSRLNNVTTGSIYQAVCNRERRGDYGGGTVQVIPHITNEIKERIRRVAADTHPDVLITEIGGTVGDIESLPFLEAIRQFRNEVGRARVVYMHVTLVPWIAAAGEMKTKPTQHSVKELRSIGIQPDMLVCRCERPLSPEIKAKVSNFCDVPVDCVITSQDARSIYEVPLNLEKEGLATQVLRLLDLPERPADLAPWRMLVERLYHPQSQVEIALVGKYVRLNDAYLSVVEALRHAGMHLETEVKLRWVNAEDVEQDGVAHHLQGVQGLVVPGGFGIRGVEGKIAAIRYAREEGIPFLGLCLGMQCAVVEWARHLAGLATAHSAEFDPETEHPVIHLLPEQQDVVDLGGTMRLGLYPCRLQGESMAAQLYQETVIYERHRHRYEFNNAYRSLFLESGYRISGTSPDGRLVEMIELPGHPFFLAVQFHPEFASRPSQPHPLFRGLVQAALPRCSV; this is encoded by the coding sequence GTGGTCAACAACGGTGAATCCACCACCCGCTACGTCTTTGTCACCGGCGGGGTCGTCTCTAGCATTGGCAAAGGCATTGTGGCGGCAAGTCTCGGTCGCCTGCTCAAATCCCGGAGCTATCGGGTCGCCATTTTGAAACTGGACCCCTACATCAACGTGGATGCGGGCACCATGAACCCGTTTCAGCACGGGGAAGTCTTTGTCACGGTGGATGGGGCGGAAACCGACCTGGATTTGGGTCATTACGAACGCTTTACCGATACCCCGGTCTCCCGTCTGAACAATGTCACGACCGGCTCGATTTACCAGGCGGTCTGTAACCGGGAACGGCGAGGGGATTACGGGGGTGGGACGGTGCAGGTGATTCCCCACATTACCAATGAAATCAAAGAGCGGATTCGCCGGGTCGCCGCCGATACCCACCCGGATGTGTTGATTACGGAAATTGGGGGGACGGTGGGGGATATTGAGTCCCTGCCGTTTTTGGAGGCAATTCGCCAGTTCCGCAATGAGGTGGGGCGGGCACGGGTGGTGTATATGCACGTGACCCTGGTGCCTTGGATTGCCGCCGCCGGGGAAATGAAAACCAAACCGACCCAACATTCGGTCAAGGAACTGCGCTCGATTGGGATTCAGCCGGATATGCTGGTCTGCCGGTGCGAACGACCCCTATCGCCGGAGATAAAAGCCAAGGTGTCGAATTTTTGCGATGTGCCGGTGGACTGTGTGATTACCTCCCAGGATGCCCGCAGTATTTACGAAGTACCGCTGAATTTGGAGAAAGAGGGTTTGGCGACCCAGGTGTTGCGCCTATTGGATTTGCCGGAGCGTCCGGCGGATTTGGCACCCTGGCGGATGCTGGTGGAACGGTTGTACCATCCCCAGTCCCAGGTGGAAATTGCCCTGGTCGGGAAGTATGTGCGGTTGAATGATGCCTATTTGTCCGTGGTGGAAGCCCTACGCCATGCGGGGATGCATCTGGAAACTGAGGTGAAACTGCGCTGGGTGAATGCGGAGGATGTGGAGCAAGACGGGGTGGCGCATCATTTGCAGGGGGTGCAGGGGCTGGTGGTGCCGGGGGGGTTTGGCATTCGGGGGGTGGAAGGGAAAATTGCCGCCATCCGTTACGCCCGGGAGGAGGGAATACCTTTTTTGGGGCTGTGTCTGGGGATGCAATGTGCGGTGGTGGAATGGGCGCGGCATTTGGCGGGGTTGGCAACGGCACACAGTGCGGAATTTGACCCGGAAACGGAGCATCCGGTGATTCATCTTTTGCCGGAACAGCAGGATGTGGTGGATTTGGGGGGCACCATGCGGTTGGGGCTTTATCCCTGTCGGTTGCAGGGGGAGAGTATGGCGGCGCAACTATACCAGGAAACGGTGATTTATGAGCGGCATCGCCATCGTTATGAATTTAATAACGCCTACCGCAGTTTGTTTTTGGAAAGCGGCTATCGCATCAGTGGCACGTCCCCGGATGGGCGGTTGGTGGAGATGATCGAACTGCCGGGGCATCCGTTTTTTTTGGCGGTGCAATTTCACCCGGAATTTGCCTCCCGTCCCAGTCAACCCCATCCCCTGTTCCGGGGGTTGGTGCAGGCGGCGTTGCCCCGGTGCAGCGTTTGA
- the rpsO gene encoding 30S ribosomal protein S15 produces the protein MSLLQEQKQALINEYQMHATDTGSPEVQIALLSTRINQLSEHLRTHKKDFSSQRGLLRLISQRRQLLLYLRKHHFDRYENVIKRLGIRGLRS, from the coding sequence ATGAGCCTACTGCAAGAACAAAAGCAAGCGTTGATCAACGAGTATCAAATGCACGCCACGGATACGGGTTCCCCAGAGGTACAGATTGCCCTGTTGAGTACCCGGATCAACCAACTGAGCGAACATTTGCGTACCCACAAAAAAGATTTTTCCTCCCAGCGGGGGCTGTTGCGGTTGATCAGCCAACGGCGGCAGTTGCTCTTGTATTTACGCAAACACCATTTTGACCGCTATGAAAATGTGATTAAGCGGCTTGGCATCCGGGGGTTACGTTCTTAA